In Oncorhynchus kisutch isolate 150728-3 linkage group LG7, Okis_V2, whole genome shotgun sequence, one DNA window encodes the following:
- the LOC109893912 gene encoding leucine-rich repeat and immunoglobulin-like domain-containing nogo receptor-interacting protein 2, translating into MRRSALYHCYPLLGGAVLLLLVSCVLGCPARCDCSAQTKSVSCHRKRLPTIPEGIPIETRLLDLSKNKLRSITPDNFSSFLQLEDLDLSDNLIGVVEPGSFKFQLSLRSLNFHSNLLQLVPAGVLSGLANLTSLDLSHNRLVVLLDHGFQDLRRLMSLEVGDNELVFISQRAFTGLLGLQSLTLERCNLTVVPTDALGHLHSLVELRLRHLGIGALKPYSFKRLPHLRHLEIDYWPWLEVFPALSLHGLNLTTLTVTNTNLSSFPGTALRNLPYLTHLNLSFCRIQHIQQGVLDKLPRLQELHLRGAQLAYIEPLAFLALPNLRMLDVSHNQLDSVEQAVFASPDSLQTLLMGGNPLVCDCRLLWLLSGRKPPLLQLPDPQPECSAPERIRGKPLRDLKEPLVSRYVTCTKPRIGPNTTQLLLTEEGQPVWLNCIADGAPRPSMAWVTPHRRYVTAKSTGRVTVHTNGTLEIKAAELHDNGVYLCVASNAAGNASMSASLAVKSLGISDRSLYTNKSGLLADSNGTWANGTLLYNMTNPIDLKTIIISTAMGCLSFLGVVIFCFLLLFAWSRGKGRHKSNFDIEYVPRKSNGTAAEANETSGPRRVNMKMI; encoded by the coding sequence ATGCGGCGCTCTGCCCTGTACCACTGCTACCCTCTTCTGGGCGGGGCTGTACTGCTCTTGCTGGTTAGCTGCGTCCTGGGTTGCCCCGCTCGCTGCGACTGCTCCGCCCAGACCAAGTCAGTCAGCTGCCACCGCAAAAGACTGCCTACCATCCCCGAGGGCATCCCCATTGAGACTCGGCTTCTGGATCTGAGCAAGAACAAACTGCGGAGCATTACACCGGACAACTTCTCCTCCTTTCTACAGCTTGAGGATCTAGACCTCAGCGATAACCTGATAGGCGTGGTCGAACCGGGCTCCTTCAAATTTCAGCTTTCCCTGCGCTCGCTGAACTTCCACAGCAACCTCCTCCAGCTGGTCCCCGCCGGTGTGCTCTCTGGCCTGGCTAACCTCACCAGTCTGGACCTCAGCCACAACCGGTTGGTGGTGCTGCTGGACCACGGCTTCCAGGACCTTCGGAGGCTGATGTCTCTGGAGGTGGGTGACAATGAGCTGGTGTTCATCTCCCAGAGGGCCTTTACTGGCCTGCTGGGCCTACAGAGCCTCACCCTGGAGCGCTGCAACCTGACTGTTGTGCCCACTGATGCCCTGGGGCACCTACACAGCCTGGTGGAACTCCGCCTGCGCCACCTGGGCATTGGTGCCCTGAAGCCCTACTCCTTCAAAAGACTTCCCCACCTTCGCCACCTGGAGATTGACTACTGGCCCTGGCTGGAAGTCTTCCCCGCTCTGTCGCTACACGGTCTCAACCTCACCACACTCACCGTCACCAACACTAACCTGTCCTCTTTTCCCGGCACTGCTCTACGCAACCTGCCCTACCTCACGCACCTAAACTTATCCTTCTGCCGCATCCAGCACATCCAGCAAGGGGTGCTAGACAAACTTCCGCGACTGCAGGAGTTGCACCTGCGAGGGGCTCAGCTGGCTTACATTGAACCCCTGGCCTTCCTGGCACTACCAAACCTGCGCATGTTGGATGTGTCGCACAACCAGCTGGACTCTGTGGAGCAAGCTGTGTTTGCGTCCCCTGACAGCCTGCAGACGCTGCTTATGGGGGGGAACCCTCTGGTGTGCGACTGCCGGCTCCTATGGCTGCTGAGTGGCCGGAAGCCACCCTTGCTGCAGCTCCCTGATCCCCAGCCCGAGTGCAGTGCCCCTGAGCGCATCCGTGGGAAACCCTTGCGGGACCTCAAGGAGCCGCTGGTGTCACGGTATGTGACCTGCACCAAGCCACGGATCGGGCCCAACACCACCCAGCTGCTGCTGACAGAAGAGGGGCAGCCTGTCTGGCTCAACTGCATAGCAGACGGGGCTCCACGGCCATCCATGGCCTGGGTGACGCCACACAGACGCTATGTCACAGCCAAAAGCACCGGGAGGGTGACAGTCCATACCAACGGCACCCTGGAGATTAAGGCTGCGGAGCTGCACGACAatggtgtgtacctgtgtgtggcCAGTAATGCGGCGGGCAATGCCAGCATGTCAGCCTCGCTGGCTGTGAAGAGCCTGGGCATCAGCGATAGATCGCTCTACACCAACAAGAGCGGACTCCTGGCGGACTCCAACGGGACCTGGGCCAACGGCACCCTCCTGTACAATATGACAAACCCCATAGACCTGAAGACCATCATCATCTCCACAGCCATGGGCTGCCTGTCTTTCCTGGGCGTGGTCATCTTCTGTTTCCTCCTCCTGTTTGCCTGGAGTCGTGGGAAGGGAAGGCACAAGAGCAACTTCGACATTGAGTACGTTCCCCGCAAATCGAATGGGACAGCAGCAGAGGCAAATGAAACAAGCGGGCCCAGACGAGTCAACATGAAAATGATTTAA